A window of the Oryzias melastigma strain HK-1 linkage group LG11, ASM292280v2, whole genome shotgun sequence genome harbors these coding sequences:
- the zgc:101785 gene encoding annexin A2 has product MEPIHYSSNDMWWGTLGTVRPFSNFHPDQDVMEIHNALDRKDVGTLVNILTNRNNAQRQVIAAEYKQTTNKDLIASLKKALSGDLEDLLLDLMMLPEHFDAQRLQDAMAGLGTDEEGLMEILSTRSREQLQHINNAFQQRFKKDLEKELRGETSGDFAKLVVALLKKADSPALVQKDVEALAASLSGKKANAAPWIEIMTSRNSAHLNNVLMELELQLGQPVEQTLEKRFSGDFQMGLKVLVQCIQSPEVYLAKRLSTMKTSMVHGIMVSHCEEDLLCIRAAFLKLTGNSLYSALQKHFKGEHLQALLGICRSED; this is encoded by the exons ATGGAGCCGATCCACTACTCCTCAAAT GACATGTGGTGGGGGACCCTCGGAACCGTCCGACCCTTCTCCAACTTCCACCCCGACCAAGACGTGATGGAGATCCATAATGCCCTGGACCGTAAAG ACGTAGGAACGCTGGTGAACATTCTGACCAACCGAAACAACGCCCAGAGGCAAGTCATCGCGGCGGAATACAAGCAGACTACAAACAAG GACCTGATTGCATCCCTGAAGAAGGCTTTGTCAGGAGACTTGGAGGACCTGCTGCTGGATTTAATGATGCTGCCGGAGCACTTTGACGCTCAGCGTCTTCAGGACGCCATGGCG GGTCTGGGAACAGATGAGGAAGGGCTCATGGAGATTTTGAGTACCCGGTCGAGAGAGCAGCTTCAGCACATCAATAACGCCTTCCAACAAC GATTTAAGAAAGATTTGGAGAAGGAGCTGAGAGGAGAAACCAGTGGGGACTTTGCTAAGCTGGTTGTGGCTCTGCTGAAG AAGGCCGACTCTCCCGCTCTGGTTCAGAAAGACGTTGAG GCCCTCGCCGCATCTCTAAGCGGGAAAAAGGCCAACGCCGCTCCATGGATCGAGATCATGACCTCGAGAAACTCGGCACACCTGAACAATG TGCTGATGgaactggagctgcagcttgGCCAGCCGGTGGAGCAGACGTTGGAGAAACGTTTCAGCGGAGATTTTCAAATGggtttgaaagttttag TTCAGTGCATCCAGAGCCCTGAGGTCTACCTCGCCAAGAGGCTCAGCACCATGAAG ACGTCGATGGTACACGGGATCATGGTGTCTCACTGCGAGGAGGACCTGCTGTGCATCCGAGCAGCCTTCCTGAAGCTGACGGGGAACTCTCTGTACTCGGCCCTGCAG aaacatttcaaaggGGAGCACCTGCAGGCTTTGCTGGGCATCTGCAGATCAGAAGATTGA
- the LOC112137146 gene encoding mucin-5AC yields the protein MKSSSLGFFCLFLLLIQTSRSSSPPTNSSSTSTDSPPITAESPSMSTESPPTSTESPPTSTKSPPGSTNSLPAPTNSISTNSDPTSSINSDPTSSTHSDPTSSTHSDPTSSTHSDPTSSTHSDPTSSTYSDSTSSTHSDPTSSTHSDPTSSTYSDSTFSTISDPTSSTYSDSTFSTISDPTSSTYSDSTSSTNSDPTSSTHSDPTSSSDTDPTSSTHSDPTSSSDTDPTSSTNSDPTPSTNSDPTATANNSAFSSTMTSTKSTTSSTSRITTRSTTSTSAAAPTAPVLLPVVLIVVKGLIH from the exons ATGAAGTCATCATCTTTGGGTTTTTTCTGCCTGTTTCTACTCCTTATACAG ACTTCCAGGTCATCTTCACCACCTACAAATTCATCTTCAACATCTACCGATTCACCTCCAATAACTGCAGAGTCACCTTCAATGTCTACCGAGTCACCTCCAACATCTACCGAGTCACCTCCAACATCTACCAAGTCACCTCCAGGATCTACTAACTCACTTCCAGCACCAACCAACTCAATCTCAACCAACTCAGACCCAACATCTTCAATCAATTCAGACCCAACATCTTCAACCCACTCGGACCCAACATCTTCGACCCACTCGGACCCAACATCTTCAACCCACTCGGACCCAACATCTTCAACCCACTCGGACCCAACATCTTCAACCTACTCGGACTCAACATCATCAACCCACTCAGACCCAACATCTTCAACCCACTCAGACCCAACATCTTCAACCTACTCAGACTCAACATTTTCAACCATCTCAGACCCAACATCTTCAACCTACTCAGACTCAACATTTTCAACGATCTCAGACCCAACATCTTCAACCTACTCAGACTCAACATCTTCAACCAACTCAGACCCAACATCTTCAACCCACTCAGACCCAACATCTTCATCCGACACAGACCCAACATCTTCAACCCACTCAGACCCAACATCTTCATCCGACACAGACCCAACATCTTCAACCAACTCAGACCCAACACCTTCAACCAACTCAGACCCAACTGCAACAGCAAACAACTCTGCATTTTCCTCAACAATGACATCAACCAAGTCTACAACTTCATCAACTAGCAGAATCACCACCAGATCAACAACTTCAACTTCAGCTGCAGCCCCAACAGCTCCAGTTCTGTTGCCTGTAGTTCTAATCGTCGTCAAAGGACTGATTCATTAG
- the LOC112137243 gene encoding cell wall protein IFF6 → MKPVALELLLLTLLGCRMCWMQESLTKVSNSSMTAYNNTPACTTNFTAANQNSTTAVSCDFSSNSSSSNGTSNMTNTSGGGGSSSGGNTGNGGGTSGGGSTNGGGTSTGGSGTSSGGGSSSGGGTSSGGGTSSGGSGTSTSNNNGGANNGGPSGRGSTSSDILSKSLFLGFILLKVI, encoded by the exons ATGAAGCCCGTCGCcttggagctgctgctgctcactcTGCTGGGATGTAGGATGTGCTGGATGCAG GAGTCCTTGACAAAGGTGTCAAACAGCAGCATGACTGCTTACAACAACACTCCTGCCTGCACCACCAATTTCACAGCCGCCAACCAAAACAGCACCACAGCTGTCAGCTGTGAtttcagcagcaacagcagcagcagcaatggCACCAGCAATATGACTAACACCAGTGGTGGTGGAGGTAGCAGCAGTGGTGGAAACACCGGCAACGGAGGTGGTACAAGTGGTGGAGGAAGCACCAATGGAGGAGGTACCAGTACAGGCGGCAGTGGCACCAGCAGCGGAGGAGGCAGCAGCAGCGGAGGAGGGACCAGCAGCGGAGGAGGCACGAGCAGCGGCGGCAGTGGTACTAGCACTAGTAACAATAATGGAGGCGCCAACAACGGAGGGCCCAGCGGCCGCGGAAGTACCAGCAGTGATATCCTCTCCAAAAGTCTTTTTCTCGGCTTTATTCTTCTCAAGGTCATTTGA